CAGAATTCCGGCTATAACTGGTGAAGTTCTATCATCTCATGGTGTTGTGGCATCGGGAAGTGTTGATAAGTCTTACAGTCAGATGATGGCTTTTTTAAGATATAAAGCCATTGTTTAATTTATTTTTTTATTTTTACTTTTTTTATATGTCTATTAGTTAAGAAGGTAAATAATCAGGTATTAAAACAGTAATATCATAAAATAATCATTTTTTATTAATTTGAGACTAAAATTAGCTATTAATTAATAACAATTTTTTTAAATAATACTAGTGAATTTTATAAATGAACAGGATAATACAAATATATTCTTATTATATATGATCTAGATATGAATTGACACTGATTTAATTTATTAAATTAATTTATTGATTTAGTGATACTATGTTTCAACCAGCTAAGAGATGTAAATCAATACAACTTTCAGAAATAAGAAAAATGTTTGAACTCACACCAGAAAATGCTATTAATCTCAGTTTAGGTGAACCCGATTTTGACACCCCTGAACATATTAGAGAAGCTGTAAAACAGGCTTTAGATGAGGGATTTACTCATTATACTTCAAATAACGGTATTCTGGAACTTAGAGAGGCCATATCTTGCAAACTTGCCGATGAAAATAAAATAGAAACAGATCCAGATAACATAACAGTAACAGTTGGAGCAAGTCAAGCACTTTATATCAGTCTCCAGGCGCTGGTGAATAAAGGAGATGAAGTTTTAATCCCAGATCCAGGATTTCTTTCATATGATGCATTTGTGAAACTTGCAGAAGGCGAAATAGTTCCAATAAGCCTTAAAGAAGAAAATGAATTTCAAATGACTGCAGATGATGTGCTTGATAAAATTACTGATAAAACAAAAGCAATAATTATGAATTCTCCTGCAAATCCAACTGGTGCAGTGATGCAGAAACAAGATATTAAAGGTATAGCTGAAATAGCAGAAGATCATAACATATATTTGATATCTGATGAAGTTTATGAAAAGATAATTTATGAAGGAAAGCATTACAGCCCTGGAAGATACACAGACAATGCAATAACTATAAATGCATTCTCAAAGACCTATGCAATGACAGGATTTAGAGTAGGATACATTGCTGCAAAGCCAGAGATAACTGAAGAACTTTTGAAGGTTCATCAGTATAATGTTGCATGTGCCAGCTCATTATCTCAAATAGCAGGGCTTGAAGCATTAACAGGCCCACAAGAATGCGTCGGGGAAATGGTGGCAGAATTTAAAAGAAGAAGAGACTTAATAGTTAAAAGAATTAATGAAATGGGAATACCATTTAAAGCTCCTAAAGGAGCATTTTATGCATTCCCAAAGGTTGATAATTCATCTGAATTTGTTAATGAAGCATTAAATGTAGGTGTGATAATTGTTAATGGTGCAAGCTTTGGAAAATGTGGAGAAGGACACTTCAGAATATCATACGCAGCGGCATACGAAAAATTATCTGAAGCCATGAACAGATTGGAAACCATTGATATTTAAAGATTTAAACATAATTTAGTTGATAAATACTAGATTTATATTAACTAAAATTTCATTTAGATATATTAAAAAAGTATTAGGATTTATTTAAACTATTAAAACTAAATTTGAGGGGAAATATTCAATGTCAGAAGAAAATAAACTTGGAGCAAAAGTAAGACAAATAAGAGAAAACAAGGAAATGTCTGTTGAAGAACTGGCATCTCAAAGTCAGTGCAGCAGTAAAATTATAGAAAATATTGAAAGTGGAAAATTAATACCATCTCTTACACCACTTATAAAGATAGCGAGGGCTTTAGGGGTTCGTTTAGGCACATTTCTCGATGATCATCCTCAAACAGGGCCTGTAATGGTAAAATCGGGAGAGTCTGAGCAGGTGATACATTTTTCTGGAAAAGAAGATCATCCGCACACCAGTGCGCTTGATTTCTATCCGCTGGCCTCTGGAAAGGCAGATAGG
The nucleotide sequence above comes from Methanobacterium sp.. Encoded proteins:
- a CDS encoding pyridoxal phosphate-dependent aminotransferase, whose product is MFQPAKRCKSIQLSEIRKMFELTPENAINLSLGEPDFDTPEHIREAVKQALDEGFTHYTSNNGILELREAISCKLADENKIETDPDNITVTVGASQALYISLQALVNKGDEVLIPDPGFLSYDAFVKLAEGEIVPISLKEENEFQMTADDVLDKITDKTKAIIMNSPANPTGAVMQKQDIKGIAEIAEDHNIYLISDEVYEKIIYEGKHYSPGRYTDNAITINAFSKTYAMTGFRVGYIAAKPEITEELLKVHQYNVACASSLSQIAGLEALTGPQECVGEMVAEFKRRRDLIVKRINEMGIPFKAPKGAFYAFPKVDNSSEFVNEALNVGVIIVNGASFGKCGEGHFRISYAAAYEKLSEAMNRLETIDI
- a CDS encoding XRE family transcriptional regulator, which gives rise to MSEENKLGAKVRQIRENKEMSVEELASQSQCSSKIIENIESGKLIPSLTPLIKIARALGVRLGTFLDDHPQTGPVMVKSGESEQVIHFSGKEDHPHTSALDFYPLASGKADRHMEPFIIDVHPPETEDYKLSSHEGEEFIYVMDGEIEILYGQDRYLVSAGDSIYYDSIVPHDLHAYGGEDAKILAVVYTPF